One segment of Herbaspirillum hiltneri N3 DNA contains the following:
- a CDS encoding DUF4148 domain-containing protein encodes MNTKQITAAIVLFAAVGAAMAESPFPPETKFVSTKTRAEVVSELQQAQAQGLITNGNNYPIVIQARSPLTRSEVVSQSKPAGDSSTYAGA; translated from the coding sequence ATGAACACCAAGCAAATCACTGCCGCTATCGTCCTGTTTGCCGCTGTCGGCGCCGCCATGGCTGAATCGCCATTTCCACCAGAAACCAAGTTCGTGTCGACCAAGACCCGCGCCGAAGTTGTTTCCGAACTGCAACAAGCCCAAGCTCAAGGCCTGATCACCAACGGCAACAACTACCCTATCGTGATTCAAGCGCGCAGCCCGCTGACCCGCAGCGAAGTCGTCAGCCAATCGAAGCCGGCCGGCGACAGCAGCACCTACGCCGGTGCTTAA